The nucleotide window CCCAGGACGTCCTGGGTCGTCCGCGCCAGCTCGATCAACCGCTTCGCCTGCTTCTCCACGCTCGATCCGAGCGTCGGGGCGATCAACTCCGTCGTGTATCGGGCTCGCTTGGCTCGTTTGCGGAGGTCGTGGAAAGCCTGGTCGGGACTGTCCGATCGCAGTTCTTCCGAGTCCTTACGAAGCCGCTTCCAGGCCCCGGCGACCAGGGGGGGCAGGACCTTCCGACAGGGCTTCGACGCCTTAGGAGCGAGCGGCGGATTGTCGAGCGCTCCTCGAATCGCGGTGAGGAGCGCCTCGAACCGCTCCCCCTTGAGCGTCCGCTTCATGGCTCGTGCGGCGCGGGTGTGGCGATCGGCCAGCCGATCGAAGAGGGGTTTGAGGGCCAGGCGGTCTTCCTCGGACTCGCCCTTCTCCAGCCTCTCCCGCAGGACGTCCAGGTCGCGGACCTCGCCGACGGCCGCGCCCAGCCATTGCAGCTCGGCGATCAGTCGCCCCCCCTGCTCCCCCTCGAGCAGCTTCCCGAAGGCTTGCAGCTCGCTGCGAAGGCGTCGACAAGACGTCCGCAACCGATGCACTCCCTCCGGACTGCCTGCCCGTGCAGCAGCTTCGGCGGCTTCGATGCGCTGAACGGCTGTCCTCAAAGCGGCGAGGACCGCCCTGGAAGCCGCATCGTCCGGCTCCGTCGACCTGGCATCATCGACCCCCGCGGGCTGGATCGGATCGGGGATGGGCTGGGAACTCATGAGAAAACCAACAGGCTGGATAATCCGCGACGACTGCCGCTTCCCCAACGATACGGCCGCGATGGATCTGGCACAAGGCAGCGACCTGAGACCGACGGACTGCTCGTCGACCTCATGCCGCCCACGGATCCCCGCCCAGAGTCCATCCCGTCGAGGAAGTCCTCGTGTCGATCCTCCCTGTCCAGATCCAACCCAGGATCGGGTTCGATTGGCTTCGGTCGAGGCCAAAATCAAGCAAATCCACGATTCGTAACCTGCTTGTCGGATTCAACTTATCGCTTCAAATGTGCGTGCTTTCGGCGGGTTCGTTTGGCAACTTTGCTCGATGCGAGCAGAGCCGTTTTCCCGCCGCTCACAACCAACGACCGGATTGTCAAGGATCGCTCTCTATCCAATAGCATGGTCCCAGATCGAATTAGTGGGGCGACGAATCGCAAGAGGAGCCCCGAGAGCCGACGCTACAACCGGCCCCTCGATTCGGGCTTTCGAGCGCCGACCGATCAGGTAGAACGAGTGGCCCGGGCGGCCAGCCCGGGCTTCGCAAGCCTGGGATCGAAGTCGTCCGGTCGGGCCGCCCGGACTACCGGTGACGAGCCTCCTTGCCAGTCCGCAACCCAGGAGCATCCGCTCTATGGTCGCCGCCGGCCGAGGGCCACAGTCCCCATGCTCCTTCGTCGTCGGGAGGAATCCAAAACGTCGGCGCACGAAAGCAGCTACCGGCTCATCCTTCAGACGAGGGCTTACCGGAGCGGATGAAGTCCGCGATTGACGCGCCGGGCGTTTACCTGGCCAAGCGCGAGAGGCTCCAGGGCCAGCAGCTTGACCAGTTGGGTGGTGGAACAATCCAGCCGCAGGGCGGCCTCCCTGGCGTCGTCGTCGCACGTCGCGAGGACGTCCAGCGCCTCGGCGAGGAGGGCGGGGAAGTCGTCGTGTTCGGGGCTGACGACGATCCGGCCGCCTCGGAGGCGGGAGGTCCAAAGGGGGCTCGGGGAGGGTTCAGCGGGAGTCCGGATTTCGATGGCCAACCGGACGCGGAGTCGGAAGAGGGCCTGCTGGCGGTTCTGGCCCTGGCTGCGGCGTTCGGCGGCCTCGGCCGAGATGCCCGTGGGGCGATGCGTCAGGATGACGGCCGTCTCGACCTTGTTGCGGTTCTGACCGCCGGGGCCGGAGCGTCGGGTGGCCCGGAACTCGCACTCGGCGGCCAGCTTGTCGGGATCGAGCGCGGCGGGGTGGCCGCTCATGCCGGGGCGACCTGATCGAGCAAGGCGGCCAGGTCGAAGACCGTCGCCACGCCGGTCGTCCCAAGCTGGTGCACGACGACCGACGACGCCACGACCGCCAATTCCACGGCCTCGCGCAACGAGGCTCCCGCCGCCAGCGCCGCGGTCAGGTTGGCCGTGACCGAATCCCCTGCCCCGACGACGTCGATCGCCCCTCGCAGAGGGAGCGTCGGGACGTGGACGGCTTCGCCGTTCGGGTCGGCGGCGAGGATTCCGCGTTCGGAGAGCGTCACGAAAACCGGCCGGCCCGAACCTTTCGCCAGTTCGACGGCGGCCTGCCTGATTTCGTCGATCTCGGCGGCCGGCGGTCGTTCGAGCATCGCGGCCAGCTCGGCGGCGTTCATCTTGAGGGCGACGCTGGGCCAGCCCTTCAGGCCGCGTCGCGAATCGGCCAGGAAGAGGAGGTTCGGACGTTGTGCCGTCAGTTCGTCGATCGCCCCGAGGAGCTTACGCGTCACGACCCCCGTCTCGGCGGCGTCGACCTGCTCCAGGACGATGATCGCGTCGCAGGTTTCGGCTACGTCACGCAGGCTTTCGATCAGCCGCTTCTCCAGCACTTCGGGTGTGGGCGTCCAGTTCTTGGAGTCGAGTCGGTTCAACTCCACCGGGGGCTCGCCCGGACGCACGACGAGCGGCTTGCAGTAGGTGAAGGTGCGGCGGTCGCGAGCAGTCAGGAAGTGCTCGGTCGAAACTCCGGGGGCGGCTCGAAGCCCGCGCTCAAGTTCGTACCCTTCGCCGTCGTCGCCCCGGAAGCCGACCACCTCCACCCGGCCGACGCCCAGCGCCACGAGGTTGTTCAGCACCGTCCCCGCCCCTCCCGGCTGCGCCCGAACGGCGACGACGTTATGGACTGGCAGGCCGGTCTCGATGGACGTCTCGGCGCGGTCGGGGTCGATCTCCAGGTAGCGATCGAGGCAGAAATCGCCTACGACCGCGATTCGCAGATCTTTGTAACGGGAGACGATCTCCCGGAAGCGTTCCGGCGTCATGAAACCACCTGGCGATACAGGTTCTGGAGGAAGGCGGCGTTGTCGCACTGGAGGTAGTGCATCTCGCCCCCCATCCGGGCGTAGCTCTTGCAGAACCTCAGATAGTAGGCGGGATTCGACTTCGGAGGTTCCCCCGTCGACCAGTCCCAGCCGCCGCCGTCCTGGACGTCGACGACGTAGATCGCGTGGTGGTCGACGATCGGTCGATCGTCCTGGATCCGAAGGTTGTTGACGTTGCTCAGGCTTTTCTCAAAGACCTGAGGCCCCATGATCGCCGAGCCGACCGACAGGACGACGCCGTGGTCGAGCGTCTCCACCGAACCGCAGAAGTGTCGGAAGTCCGCAGCCGCCGCCCGGCCGATCACAGCGCCGTCGAACATCGGATGATTGGCGATGATGTCGTAGCCGATCCCCGGATGCACGGTCATCGGGATCTTGTGCTGGAAGGCTTGCGCCAGGATCGACGCGTGCTTCCAGCGATGCTCGACAGTAATCCTTCCCGACGGCAGGTCGTGATCGAGGATCGCCCCGAGGGCGTCGGCCCGAGCGGCGGCGAAAGGATGGGTCGGCTCGTCGCGGAGGGACTGTTCCAGCTCAGCGGCCGTCGGGAGTGTCACGCCGTCCTCGGCGATGAATCGACCGAGCCCCGCACCGTAGCCCTCGCCACGAAGGCCGGCGGCGATGAGGGCGAGGTGGATGTTCCGGCCGGTCTCGTCCCACGAGCCGAACTTGCCGAGCGGGACGTTCTCGCGGACGCTCTCGGTCGAACGGCCGAGCCAGGCGTACTCCCAGTCGTGGATCGTCCCCGCGCCGTTCGTGGCGAGGTGGGTGATCCATTCCCGCTCCATCATCCGGCCGAGGATCGCCGCCGCCCCGTTGCGGAGGAGGTGCGCCCCGTAGATCAGCATCACTCCCCCGCCCTTTTCGCGGGCGCGTCGGATTCGCCGGGCGCATTCGGCGATCCGATCGGCGACGACCGGCGGGACCGGCTTCGGCGGGGCGTCGGGATCGAGGACGACGTCCTCGACGTTCGTCAGGCTCCGGCGTTCTTCCAGGGGGAAGACGCGGAGGCGGGAGAGGTCGAGCGGCGGCGTGTTCATGATCCCAGGATCAACTCCAGCAGCGGGGCCTCGTCGCGATAGTCGGGGATGACGACGTCGGCGCCGACGCCCGTCAGGCGTTCGAGCTTCCAGGCGTCCATGCGCCCGGAGCCGTTGTCCGCCTCGTCGCTGGCCACAGCCACGGCCAGGCCGCCGACTTCCTTGGTGTTCTGGATCTCGACGTAGCCGTCGCCGAAGGAAAGAAGCTCCGCGCCATGGATGTCGTTCTCGCGGAGGATCCGCTCGATGACCATCTTCTTGGAGAACGTCTTGTAGTCGTCCTGGGCCCCGTAGATGTGAGGGCCGAAGTAACGCGCGACGTCCAGTAGTTCGGCCTCGCGACGAACGAAAGGCTCGTCGGTGCCGCTGGCCAGGTAAAGAGTCAGGCCGCGACGCGTGAGGTTCTCAAGCAACTCGCGGGCTCCGTGGACGAGCAGGTCGTCGGGGCGGATCGTCCCGTGCTTGAGGCCGTCGAGCCGGTGGGAGATCCGTTCGTCGAGCCGGTTGAGGTACTCGTGCTTGTACCAGAGCGGGTCGTGGGGATGCCCTCCCCGTTCCTTGATGCGTTCGGCGAGCTGGATCATCTGGTAGATGGTCTGCTTGCCGTTGAGGTGCATGATGTCCTCGAACGCCATGCGACGGCGGTCCTCCTCGGACTCGCCCTCGAGCGGAGGGAGCATCTCAACGAACATGGGGACCATGACGTCCGGCCAGCCCTGGCGGACCAGCGAGAGCGTGCCGTCGAAGTCGAAGAGGACGCGGCTGGTCCCTGGTCGAGGGGCGAACGACGGCTGCAGGATCACGTCGCCCGCGAAGGACGGGGCTGGGGTCGTCACGCCGGCTCCTTTGTCTGTTCCATGAACGCGTAGCAGATCATGTGGAGGATGGTCATCTGGACGTCCTCGACGCGACCGTAATGAGTGTCGGCCACGACGATCGCCTGCTCCGCAAGGGTGGCGATCCCGCCACGCTTCGCGCCCACCAGGGCGATGGTCCGCAGGTCGTTGTCGCGGGCCCACTCCATCGCGCGGACGAGGTTCGGGGAACTGCCGCTCACGCTGCTGGCGATGAGGACGTCGCCGGGCCGGGCGTAGTTTTCGAGCGGTCGGAGGAAGACGTCGTCGAACTTGTAGTCGTTGCCGATGGCCGTCAGCCAGGCGACGTTGTCGGCCAGGGTGAGGATCCGGAATCGCCGGCCGAGGGCGTCGCTGGCCCCTTTGCCCAGGTCGGTGGCGAAATGAGAGGCGCTGGCGGCGTTGCCGCCGTTGCCGATCGCGAAGATCTGGCGGTCTTCCTCCCAGGCTCGTTTCACGGTGGCAACGGCCTGCTCCACGTCGGGGAGCGAGATCGAATCCAGCGCGCGGTGCTGGGCTTCGACGTAACGCGACAGCCAGGATTGCATGAGGGCCTCGCTACAGGGGGATCTCGGGGCGGCTCGAACAACCCGATCATAGTGCGTCGCCGATGTGCGAGCGAGACCCCGGCGGGCGTCGCAGCCTTGCCCGACCTGGACGGCGCCGTTACCTTGATTACTCTTCGCAAGGTCGCAAGAGCGGCCCGAGTCCCCCGCCCCGAGTATCCGTCGTGAACCCTCCTCCAGACAGTCCGGTCGGATGGCGCAAGCCGGCGATCCGTGCGGTCAAGGCGGCAATCGCCGTCCTGATCTTCTGGGGAGTCGGTCGACACGTCGTTCGAACCTGGAACGACCTCGGAAACAGTGGAACGACTCTCGAGATCCACCCCGTCTGGTTAATTGCGTCCGGCCTGATTTACATCATCGGACTGACGTTCTGTGGAGCCTTCTACGGCGACGTCCTGCGTTCCAGCCCCTCGCCGATCTCGCGGTTCGCCGCTCAGAGGGCGTATCTCATCAGCCACCTGGGAAAGTACGTCCCGGGCAAGGCGGTGGTCGTGGTGATGCGTGCTGCGCTCTCGACTCCTTATGGAGCCCGGGCGTCGACCTCGGCCGTGGCGACGTTTTATGAAACGCTCGTCATGATGGCCTCGGGGGCATTGATCGCCGCGGTGGTCTTCGCGATGGGGGGCGATTCACCGGTGCTGACGCTGGATCGAACGATCCTGGGGGTTCGCGAGATCCGGGCGTTCGTCCTGTTCGCCCTGCTCGCGGCGGGCTTGGCGGCGGCGTTCCTCGTTGTCGTCGCACCGCCGGTCTTCCATCGCGTGGCCGGGACCCTGCTTCGAAAGGTTCCCGGCGTGAGCGCCGATGCGATGCCCACGCTCTCCTGGGGATTGCTGGGGCTGGGGCTCATTCGGACGGCCGGCTCCTGGGTCTTGCTGGGACTGAGTCAGTTCGCGGCGGCTCGCGGCCTGGCCGGCCAGGTTGATCCATCCGTGATTCCGGTCGTGACGGCGAGCGTCGCGTTGGCGACTGTGGCCGGATTTGTCGTAGCCGTCGCTCCGGGCGGGCTGGGCGTTCGCGAGAGCGTTTTGATGTATGCTCTGGGGCCAGCACTTGGGACGCGACTGGCCGTCGCCGCCGCCCTCGCGCTGCGATTGTCATGGGTGGCCGCGGAACTTCTAGCCGCCGCGGTCCTCGTCCCGATGGGTAAGAAGTCCGCCGCGCCGGAACGGGTGCGGACGGCAGAGGCGATCCAGGAAAACATCCCGATGACGGAAGCCCCATGATCAGCGTCGTGATTCCGGTCTACAACGAAGAGCAGAGCCTCGCCATCCTTCACGGCGAGTTGGACGCCGTTTTCTCCCGACTTGGAGAGGACGTCGAGTTCCTCTTCGTGGACGACGGCAGCCGCGACGGCTCGTGGCGGGCGGTTTCGGAACTGGCCCAGAAGGATTCCAGGGTTCGGGGGATTCGTTTCCGGCGGAACTTCGGCAAGGCTTCCGCCCTGACGGCGGGATTCCAGGCGGCGACGGGCGATCGCGTCTTCACGCTCGACGCCGACTTGCAGGACGACCCGGCGGAGATCCCTCGCTTCCTGGAGCGTATCGACTCAGGGCTCGACGTGGTGAGCGGTTGGAAACGGACTCGTCACGACCCCTGGCACAAGGTTTATCCCAGCCGGGTCTTCAATGCGCTGGTGAGCAACCTCACCGGCTGCGTCCTGCACGACCACAACTGCGGCTTCAAGGCGTATCGGAACGAGGTCCTCCGCGAGGTCGGCATTTACGGCGAGCTGCACCGGTTCGTACCCGCATTGGCCTTCGCCAAGGGTTTCCGCGTCGGCGAGATCGAGGTGAATCATCGCCGTCGCGAGCATGGCAAGTCCAAGTATGGATTCACGCGGTTCCTCAAGGGCTTTCTCGACCTTCTGACGGTCGTCTTCCTGACGAGGTTCCGTCAACGCCCGCTCCACGTCATCGGCGCTTCGGGGATGATCCTCTCGACGCTCGGGACGCTCGGGATGCTCTACATGGCCTACGTCTGGTTGATCAACCACTGGGCGACCGACCCCCACCCGATCGGCTCCCGGCCGTTTCTGTTTTACTCCATGGCCCTCATGCTGGTGGGCGCCCAGCTTTTCAGTCTGGGCTTTCTTGCCGAACTGGTGACCTCTTACGGAATCCGGGCGCAGGACACGTACTCCATCGCCGAGAAGATTCGCCCTGAGGGCGTCACGAACCAGTCCCGCGACGGCGTGGGATCTCCTTCTCAACCGCAAGCCTGAGCAGCGCGATCATGAGCACCCTCGAGACTTACGAGACCCCCGTCGAGCCCGTTCCTGTTCGAACGGAGCCCCGTCGCCTGCTGGCTGGGTTGTTGATCGCCACGGCCGTCGGGCTGGCGTTCGGCTCGCTCCTGCGGCAGCCGACCATGATGGGCGCCAACGACATCTCGCGGTGGTGCACCGTCTGGAGCCTGCTCGAACGCGGGACGTACGTCATCGACGAATGCCCCTGGCACGCGGACACCCAGGACAAGGTGCAACTTCCGGCGAAGCCCGAGCAGATCGGCCCCGACGGGCAGCCGGTGAAGCATTACTACTCCAGCAAGCCGGCCCTCCTGCCGACGCTAATCGCGGGGGTCCTCTACCCCGCGCGAAAGCTGATCGGCGTGCCGCTCGACAAGGTGACTCTGGAAAAGCGGGAACCACGGTGGTCGCAGATCCCTGACCCCGACAACCCGGGCAAGGTCAAGGGAGTCCTCACGACCCCCGACCAGCCGGTGAAGTGGCCGGTCTACATCTTCTACTTCAAGCCGATCTTGATCCTGCTGAACATCATCCCCTTCTGGGGATTCCTCGTTCTCCTCGGGAGGATGCTCGACCGGTACGCGCGGACGGACTGGTCCTGGTTCTATACGCTCTTCGCGGCGGCGTTCGCCACTTAT belongs to Paludisphaera rhizosphaerae and includes:
- a CDS encoding peptide chain release factor family protein, which encodes MSGHPAALDPDKLAAECEFRATRRSGPGGQNRNKVETAVILTHRPTGISAEAAERRSQGQNRQQALFRLRVRLAIEIRTPAEPSPSPLWTSRLRGGRIVVSPEHDDFPALLAEALDVLATCDDDAREAALRLDCSTTQLVKLLALEPLALGQVNARRVNRGLHPLR
- a CDS encoding glycosyltransferase family 2 protein, which gives rise to MISVVIPVYNEEQSLAILHGELDAVFSRLGEDVEFLFVDDGSRDGSWRAVSELAQKDSRVRGIRFRRNFGKASALTAGFQAATGDRVFTLDADLQDDPAEIPRFLERIDSGLDVVSGWKRTRHDPWHKVYPSRVFNALVSNLTGCVLHDHNCGFKAYRNEVLREVGIYGELHRFVPALAFAKGFRVGEIEVNHRRREHGKSKYGFTRFLKGFLDLLTVVFLTRFRQRPLHVIGASGMILSTLGTLGMLYMAYVWLINHWATDPHPIGSRPFLFYSMALMLVGAQLFSLGFLAELVTSYGIRAQDTYSIAEKIRPEGVTNQSRDGVGSPSQPQA
- a CDS encoding CHAD domain-containing protein, encoding MSSQPIPDPIQPAGVDDARSTEPDDAASRAVLAALRTAVQRIEAAEAAARAGSPEGVHRLRTSCRRLRSELQAFGKLLEGEQGGRLIAELQWLGAAVGEVRDLDVLRERLEKGESEEDRLALKPLFDRLADRHTRAARAMKRTLKGERFEALLTAIRGALDNPPLAPKASKPCRKVLPPLVAGAWKRLRKDSEELRSDSPDQAFHDLRKRAKRARYTTELIAPTLGSSVEKQAKRLIELARTTQDVLGAHQDAVVAVDEVEAMLAEAGLDDAFRKAAGELLERLRREADESRDAFLAELQPKLEKKKNRGRLKAGG
- a CDS encoding HAD family hydrolase translates to MTTPAPSFAGDVILQPSFAPRPGTSRVLFDFDGTLSLVRQGWPDVMVPMFVEMLPPLEGESEEDRRRMAFEDIMHLNGKQTIYQMIQLAERIKERGGHPHDPLWYKHEYLNRLDERISHRLDGLKHGTIRPDDLLVHGARELLENLTRRGLTLYLASGTDEPFVRREAELLDVARYFGPHIYGAQDDYKTFSKKMVIERILRENDIHGAELLSFGDGYVEIQNTKEVGGLAVAVASDEADNGSGRMDAWKLERLTGVGADVVIPDYRDEAPLLELILGS
- a CDS encoding D-sedoheptulose-7-phosphate isomerase, encoding MQSWLSRYVEAQHRALDSISLPDVEQAVATVKRAWEEDRQIFAIGNGGNAASASHFATDLGKGASDALGRRFRILTLADNVAWLTAIGNDYKFDDVFLRPLENYARPGDVLIASSVSGSSPNLVRAMEWARDNDLRTIALVGAKRGGIATLAEQAIVVADTHYGRVEDVQMTILHMICYAFMEQTKEPA
- a CDS encoding lysylphosphatidylglycerol synthase domain-containing protein is translated as MNPPPDSPVGWRKPAIRAVKAAIAVLIFWGVGRHVVRTWNDLGNSGTTLEIHPVWLIASGLIYIIGLTFCGAFYGDVLRSSPSPISRFAAQRAYLISHLGKYVPGKAVVVVMRAALSTPYGARASTSAVATFYETLVMMASGALIAAVVFAMGGDSPVLTLDRTILGVREIRAFVLFALLAAGLAAAFLVVVAPPVFHRVAGTLLRKVPGVSADAMPTLSWGLLGLGLIRTAGSWVLLGLSQFAAARGLAGQVDPSVIPVVTASVALATVAGFVVAVAPGGLGVRESVLMYALGPALGTRLAVAAALALRLSWVAAELLAAAVLVPMGKKSAAPERVRTAEAIQENIPMTEAP
- a CDS encoding bifunctional heptose 7-phosphate kinase/heptose 1-phosphate adenyltransferase; translation: MTPERFREIVSRYKDLRIAVVGDFCLDRYLEIDPDRAETSIETGLPVHNVVAVRAQPGGAGTVLNNLVALGVGRVEVVGFRGDDGEGYELERGLRAAPGVSTEHFLTARDRRTFTYCKPLVVRPGEPPVELNRLDSKNWTPTPEVLEKRLIESLRDVAETCDAIIVLEQVDAAETGVVTRKLLGAIDELTAQRPNLLFLADSRRGLKGWPSVALKMNAAELAAMLERPPAAEIDEIRQAAVELAKGSGRPVFVTLSERGILAADPNGEAVHVPTLPLRGAIDVVGAGDSVTANLTAALAAGASLREAVELAVVASSVVVHQLGTTGVATVFDLAALLDQVAPA